The following proteins come from a genomic window of Alosa alosa isolate M-15738 ecotype Scorff River chromosome 2, AALO_Geno_1.1, whole genome shotgun sequence:
- the LOC125289229 gene encoding von Willebrand factor A domain-containing protein 7-like, giving the protein MGTGHTLWLFALFSTLRGTLATSHTHLQMTENAIIQSTTAACHSRALRTGKAFVLPPGPVSAEALVKACTSSASAISFRMAINEISLTKGSTRLDDRQSVTFAQWRKLITDDIAAVKSSIQKKNFEAAREKLGEVLHALQNVYGHGDPIELESKLPYSTLIRLAVPIKNDLTSWVRPTPTISKEGQEIATKASVDLLQDIRAAAGDADFLRLMRMSQTSIAMCFVIDTTGSMSDDISFVRQTTATIIDSKRGTPDEPSDYYLVPFNDPAFGPFFKTTVAGEFQTRINSLTADGGGDEPEMSLSALQLALTSTPPHSEIFLFTDASAKDTSLKSTDLVLIEKTKSTVNFMLTNPLGVRRRRNADEQLRSDEQEQEHKQYERERRSLSNPNYRVYEELAHASGGLAIEVTKTNLPRATSIITDASSSAKVTVFQAVRDRSELFPFHMDTTLSHLAIYITGGHITFTITSAMGVSQTSTQTTGALGTINKVGNVYTMHINADVKKKGLWVIKVQTSQSYTVKVVGQSPIDFLYNFVEVNEGSDSFVVLDSRPSANAKATLLVAITMPDSVKVTEVAMVPEHGNIVLASLKKTEMESYLATVSRVPEGSFAVQLKGTILKGSFEMFQRQSSTQLRASGVTVTAEITANLKPGVPLNIPFTVATARLGGRFIVRARNDRNFRLSFPSKLTLSAGGHTESTLTIVAPAGTPSGTDVTLTIEVQGPGGDINYAVLRLTVLAEVTDNSPPDCQVTSVDAECFGDCNLSTWKLFAELTDGKGSGIKTITVQQGTGTLATTVKRQGGVDVTQATYSASCCSEKVELAAVDAVGNVGTCSWAIRKESFWHPYCS; this is encoded by the exons ATGGGCACAGGACACACCCTCTGGCTCTTCGCACTCTTCTCCACCCTGAGAGGAACTCTGGCCACTTCCCACACTCACCTGCAGATGACGGAGAACGCCATCATACAGTCCACAACGGCCGCCTGCCACTCTCGTGCTCTGCGCACGGGAAAGGCATTTGTTCTCCCT CCTGGGCCAGTGTCAGCAGAGGCTCTGGTGAAGGCCTGCACATCCTCGGCGTCCGCCATCAGTTTTCGAATGGCCATCAATGAGATAAGCCTAACTAAAGGAAGCACCAGGCTGGATGACCGTCAGTCTGTGACATTTGCACAGTGGCGTAAGCTCATTACAGACGATATTGCTGCCGTAAAGTCGAGTATTCAAAAAAAGAACTTTGAAGCTGCGAGAGAGAAATTAGGAGAGGTTCTCCATGCCCTACAG AATGTTTACGGTCACGGTGATCCGATTGAACTGGAAAGCAAGTTGCCCTACTCCACACTTATAAGACTTGCTGTACCAATTAAAAATG ATTTAACAAGCTGGGTAAGACCTACACCTACAATcagcaaagagggtcaggagaTCGCCACAAAGGCCTCCGTTGATCTCCTGCAGGACATCAGAGCAGCAGCTGGGGATGCCGACTTCCTACG GCTGATGAGGATGAGTCAGACCTCCATCGCGATGTGCTTTGTGATTGACACCACAGGGAGTATGTCAGATGATATTAGTTTTGTTAGACAGACTACAGCCACCATCATAGACAGCAAGAGAGGCACTCCTGACGAGCCCTCCGATTACTATCTGGTACCCTTCAATGATCCAG CTTTTGGACCTTTTTTTAAGACTACTGTTGCAGGAGAATTTCAGACGCGCATTAATAGTCTTACAGCTGACGGGGGTGGAGATGAGCCTGAAATGTCACTGTCAGCGCTTCAG CTGGCCCTCACGAGTACACCTCCCCATTCAGAAATCTTTCTGTTCACGGATGCTTCAGCTAAAGACACTTCGCTGAAGAGTACAGATCTGGTCCTGATAGAGAAGACGAAGTCAACA GTCAACTTCATGCTAACCAATCCGCTGGGAGTGCGGCGTCGAAGGAACGCTGATGAGCAGCTGCGATCTGatgagcaggagcaggagcacaAGCAATATGAGCGTGAACGTCGGAGTCTGTCCAATCCCAATTACAGGGTTTACGAGGAGCTGGCCCACGCATCTGGTGGACTGGCTATAGAGGTTACCAAGACAAACCTGCCCAGGGCCACATCCATTATCACTGACGCATCAAGCTCTGCTAAG GTGACCGTTTTCCAAGCTGTGAGGGACCGATCAGAACTATTCCCCTTTCACATGGACACAACATTAAGTCACCTTGCTATCTACATCACTGGGGGCCATATAACATTTACCATCACCAGTGCCATGG GTGTCTCTCAGACCAGCACTCAAACAACAGGTGCACTGGGTACCATCAACAAGGTGGGGAATGTATACACAATGCACATCAACGCAGATGTCAAGAAAAAGGGATTATGGGTCATTAAAGTTCAGACATCTCAATCTTACACAGTCAAAGTCGTTG GACAAAGCCCGATTGACTTCCTGTACAACTTTGTGGAAGTAAATGAAGGCTCTGACTCATTTGTGGTTCTTGACAGCCGACCCTCTGCCA ATGCGAAGGCCACTTTACTGGTGGCTATCACCATGCCCGACTCTGTGAAAGTAACAGAAGTGGCTATGGTGCCAGAACACGGCAACATTGTGCTTGCAAGTCTTAAAAAGACAGAGATGGAAAGCTACTTAGCGACAGTGAGCAGAGTGCCCGAGGGCAGCTTCGCTGTTCAGCTGAAGGGGACTATCCTCAAAGGATCTTTTGAGATGTTCCAGAGACAGTCCTCCACCCAGCTAAGGGCCTCGGGCGTGACAGTCACA GCTGAGATAACGGCTAACCTGAAGCCCGGCGTCCCGCTTAACATCCCTTTCACGGTAGCCACTGCCCGTTTAGGAGGCAGATTCATTGTCCGAGCGAGGAACGACCGCAACTTCAGATTGTCCTTCCCCTCCAAGTTGACTCTAAGTGCTGGCGGCCATACTGAGAGCACACTGACCATTGTAGCTCCTGCAGGCACCCCCTCGGGCACAGACGTCACACTGACCATTGAGGTCCAGGGTCCCGGAGGCGACATTAATTATGCTGTGCTCCGCCTTACTGTATTAGCTGAG GTAACCGACAACTCCCCGCCCGACTGCCAGGTGACCAGTGTGGACGCTGAATGCTTTGGCGACTGCAATttgtcaacttggaaactgttcgCCGAGCTGACGGACGGTAAAGGCTCAGGCATTAAGACCATCACAGTCCAGCAGGGCACTGGCACCCTCGCCACAACCGTGAAGCGCCAGGGCGGAGTGGATGTGACCCAGGCCACCTACAGCGCCTCCTGCTGCTCTGAGAAGGTGGAGCTGGCGGCGGTGGATGCCGTGGGGAACGTGGGTACCTGCTCTTGGGCCATTAGGAAAGAAAGCTTTTGGCATCCTTACTGTTCCTGA
- the dhrs13a.2 gene encoding dehydrogenase/reductase SDR family member 13a.2 isoform X2, protein MMLLLIGSIVVLVGVYMLLVETIFKSSECKSSSDMVGKTVIITGGNTGIGKATACELARRGARVILSCRNKQKAEEAIKDIELETGSTDVVYMQLDLANLKAVRTFAETFLKTESRLDLLINNAGLVGDGRTEDGFGIQFGVNHLGHFLLTCLLLDCLKEAPSSRVITLSSMAHRWGVVKTELSRHVSLWQMVFVDPISRLFFLDPKAGAQTTLHCALQEGIEPLSGRYFACCTVQEPCSNATDDAVAKKLWDVSERLCGLSDTS, encoded by the exons ATGATGCTGCTTTTGATTGGCTCAATCGTTGTACTTGTCGGAGTTTACATGCTTTTGGTGGAAACCATCTTCAAAAGCTCAGAATGTAAGAGTTCATCTGACATGGTTGGAAAAACGGTCATCATAACAG GAGGAAACACTGGAATTGGGAAAGCCACTGCCTGTGAATTGGCTAGAAGAGGAGCCAGGGTCATCTTGTCCTGCAGAAACAAGCAAAAAGCTGAGGAGGCTATTAAGGATATCGAGCTG GAAACTGGAAGCACTGATGTGGTCTACATGCAGCTAGACCTGGCCAACCTCAAGGCTGTCCGCACCTTTGCAGAGACCTTCCTGAAGACGGAGTCCAGATTGGATTTGCTTATCAACAATGCTG GTCTCGTGGGGGATGGGCGCACTGAGGATGGTTTTGGGATCCAGTTCGGGGTCAACCATCTGGGTCACTTTCTGCTCACATGTCTCCTGCTGGACTGCCTGAAAGAGGCCCCTTCGAGCCGTGTGATCACCTTGTCCTCCATGGCCCACCGCTGGG GCGTTGTGAAGACGGAGCTGTCACGCCACGTCAGCCTGTGGCAGATGGTGTTCGTTGACCCCATATCCCGGCTCTTCTTCCTGGACCCCAAGGCCGGCGCCCAAACCACTCTGCACTGTGCCCTTCAGGAGGGCATCGAGCCCCTGAGCGGACGGTACTTTGCCTGCTGCACCGTACAGGAACCGTGCTCCAATGCCACGGACGACGCTGTGGCCAAGAAGCTGTGGGACGTCAGCGAGAGGTTGTGTGGACTGAGTGACACGTCGTGA
- the dhrs13a.2 gene encoding dehydrogenase/reductase SDR family member 13a.2 isoform X1, whose translation MMLLLIGSIVVLVGVYMLLVETIFKSSECKSSSDMVGKTVIITGGNTGIGKATACELARRGARVILSCRNKQKAEEAIKDIELETGSTDVVYMQLDLANLKAVRTFAETFLKTESRLDLLINNAGLVGDGRTEDGFGIQFGVNHLGHFLLTCLLLDCLKEAPSSRVITLSSMAHRWGKIDLDALVANKDLGTGRYSWQFFLAYCNSKLCNALFTHELAKRLKGTNVTCYSVHPGVVKTELSRHVSLWQMVFVDPISRLFFLDPKAGAQTTLHCALQEGIEPLSGRYFACCTVQEPCSNATDDAVAKKLWDVSERLCGLSDTS comes from the exons ATGATGCTGCTTTTGATTGGCTCAATCGTTGTACTTGTCGGAGTTTACATGCTTTTGGTGGAAACCATCTTCAAAAGCTCAGAATGTAAGAGTTCATCTGACATGGTTGGAAAAACGGTCATCATAACAG GAGGAAACACTGGAATTGGGAAAGCCACTGCCTGTGAATTGGCTAGAAGAGGAGCCAGGGTCATCTTGTCCTGCAGAAACAAGCAAAAAGCTGAGGAGGCTATTAAGGATATCGAGCTG GAAACTGGAAGCACTGATGTGGTCTACATGCAGCTAGACCTGGCCAACCTCAAGGCTGTCCGCACCTTTGCAGAGACCTTCCTGAAGACGGAGTCCAGATTGGATTTGCTTATCAACAATGCTG GTCTCGTGGGGGATGGGCGCACTGAGGATGGTTTTGGGATCCAGTTCGGGGTCAACCATCTGGGTCACTTTCTGCTCACATGTCTCCTGCTGGACTGCCTGAAAGAGGCCCCTTCGAGCCGTGTGATCACCTTGTCCTCCATGGCCCACCGCTGGGGTAAGATCGACTTGGATGCCCTTGTGGCCAACAAGGACCTGGGCACCGGCCGTTATAGCTGGCAGTTCTTCCTGGCCTACTGCAACAGTAAACTGTGTAACGCTCTGTTCACCCACGAGCTGGCCAAGAGACTGAAGGGCACCAATGTCACCTGTTATAGTGTTCACCCTG GCGTTGTGAAGACGGAGCTGTCACGCCACGTCAGCCTGTGGCAGATGGTGTTCGTTGACCCCATATCCCGGCTCTTCTTCCTGGACCCCAAGGCCGGCGCCCAAACCACTCTGCACTGTGCCCTTCAGGAGGGCATCGAGCCCCTGAGCGGACGGTACTTTGCCTGCTGCACCGTACAGGAACCGTGCTCCAATGCCACGGACGACGCTGTGGCCAAGAAGCTGTGGGACGTCAGCGAGAGGTTGTGTGGACTGAGTGACACGTCGTGA
- the LOC125288510 gene encoding retinol dehydrogenase 12-like, whose product MRLIAHLTYRQAGDNMFVYVLLTSVVLLGICLVLRHRFLKLPMCKSTAQLHGKTVIVTGSNSGIGKHTALDLARRGARVILACRDQQRAETAVREIRMRCGNSEVMYMHLDLAKLQSVRSFAEDFLKREARLDILINNAGIAIDGKTEDGFGMIFGVNHLGHFLLTLLLLERLKECGPSRIVNVSSIGHRMASVDFNCLSTHRDLSVGYSGVDVFSVYCQSKLCNVLFTHELAKRLVGTNVTCYSLHPGVIKTDIARHGGAVWRMIWLLLGLVFFADVESGAQTTLHCALQEGIEPLSGRYFARCAVEEVGPKAKDDAAAKKLWELSEHFCGL is encoded by the exons ATGCGACTAATAGCTCATTTGACATATAGGCAGGCAGGAGACAACATGTTCGTATATGTGCTCCTCACATCTGTGGTACTTCTAGGAATATGTTTAGTTTTGCGTCATAGATTTTTGAAACTGCCAATGTGCAAAAGTACAGCACAACTCCATGGGAAAACTGTTATTGTAACAG GATCTAACTCAGGTATTGGAAAGCACACTGCCCTGGACTTAGCCAGAAGGGGCGCTAGAGTCATTCTAGCCTGTAGAGACCAACAGAGAGCCGAAACGGCAGTCAGAGAAATCCGAATG AGGTGTGGAAACAGCGAGGTTATGTACATGCACTTGGACCTGGCAAAACTACAGTCGGTACGGTCCTTCGCTGAAGACTTTCTTAAAAGAGAggccagacttgatattctcATCAATaatgcag GGATTGCAATTGATGGCAAGACAGAGGATGGCTTTGGAATGATCTTTGGTGTCAATCACCTCGGCCACTTCCTGTTAACCCTTTTGCTGCTGGAGCGGCTGAAAGAGTGTGGCCCGAGTAGAATAGTGAATGTGTCCTCCATAGGTCATCGAATGGCGAGCGTGGACTTCAACTGCCTCAGCACCCACAGAGACCTGTCCGTGGGCTACTCCGGCGTGGACGTGTTTTCCGTCTACTGCCAGAGCAAGTTGTGCAATGTGCTCTTCACACACGAGTTGGCCAAAAGGCTCGTGGGCACAAATGTAACCTGCTACAGCCTCCATCCAG GCGTGATCAAGACGGACATTGCCCGCCACGGTGGTGCTGTGTGGAGGATGATCTGGTTGCTCCTGGGCCTGGTCTTCTTCGCCGACGTAGAGTCGGGCGCCCAGACCACCCTGCACTGTGCCCTACAGGAGGGCATCGAGCCGCTGAGTGGACGCTACTTCGCCCGCTGCGCTGTGGAGGAAGTGGGCCCCAAGGCCAAGGATGACGCGGCCGCCAAGAAACTGTGGGAACTGAGCGAGCACTTTTGTGGTCTgtag